From Salinicola endophyticus:
CTTGCCACGGCGCGCGAGCGCGGCGCGGTGGGGGCGGTGGTCGCCCACCCGGTGGCCGACCCACTGGCGCAGATCGTGGTGCCGGATACCCGCCTGGCGCTGGGGTTGCTGGCGCGCGCGCACCGTCTGTCTTGGGCGGGCGAGCTGGTGGCGGTCACCGGCAACAGCGGCAAGACCACGGTCAAGGAGCTGCTCGCGGCGATTCTCTCCCGACGCGCCCCGACCCTGGCCACCCGCGGCAATCTCAACAATGACATCGGCGCGCCGCTGACCCTGCTCGGGCTGCGCGCGAATCATCGCTACGCCGCGGTGGAACTGGGTGCCAACCATCTCGGTGAGATCGCCTGGACCACGGCGCTGGCCCGGCCGCAGGTGGCGATCATCACCAACGTCACCGGCGCGCATGTGGGCGAGTTCGGCGGCATGGGTCAGATCGCCCAGGCCAAGGGCGAGATCCTCGCTGGCCTGGGCAGCGAAGGCGTCGCCGTGCTCGACCGCCAGCAGCACTATTTTCCGGTATGGCGGGCGCTGGCGGGCAGCGCTCGCGTGCTCGACATCGCCATCGACGCCCCGGCCGCCGTCACCGCCCACGATCTGGTCTGTGATGACGCCGGGCGGTATGCTTTCACGCTCTCGCTGCCGGACGCCCCGGCGCTGACGGTAAAGCTGGTGCTGATCGGGCGCCACAACGTACGCAATGCGCTGGTGGCCGCAGCGGCGGCCCACGCGCTGGGTTTTGCGCCGGACGAGATCGTCGCCGGGCTCGTCGCCACCACCGCGCTGAGCGGGCGCATGCAGGTGGTGGCGGGCGTGCGCGGCAGCCGTCTGATCGACGACAGCTACAATGCCAACCCCGGCGCCATGCGCGCCGCGCTGGAGACCCTGGCGACCCTGCCGGCACCGCGCTGGTGCTTCCTCGGCGCGATGGGGGAGATGGGGGCGGCGTCGGCCGCGCTGCACGCCGAGGTGGGACGCACCGCGCGCGATCTCGGTATCGATTGTCTGGGCACGTTCGGGGAACCGGCACGTGCTGCAGCCGAGGCCTTCGGTGACGAAGGCCACCATTTCGACGACTGGGCGGCGCTCGAACGCTTCGCCCGTGATCAGTTGCCTTCCCACGCCAGCGTACTGGTCAAGGGATCGCGCAGTGCCGGCATGGAACGACTCGTGACCGCGCTGCGTGACGACGCCTCAAGGTGAATTGGACTCATGCTGCTTTTTCTGGCTGAACTGCTGACGCATTTTCAAAGTGCCTTCAACGTCTTCGGATATCTTACCCTGCGCATCATCCTGGGGACGCTGACGGCGCTCTTCCTGAGCCTGTGGATGGGGCCGCAGATGATCAAGCGTCTGGTCGAGCGCCAGATCGGTCAGGCGGTACGCGACGACGGCCCGCAGTCGCACCTCTCCAAGGCCGGCACGCCGACCATGGGCGGCGCGCTGATACTGATCTCGATTGCCGTGAGCACCCTGCTGTGGGGCGATCTGACCAACCATTACGTGTGGCTGGTACTGGCGGTCACGCTGGGCTTCGGCGCGATCGGCTGGGTCGATGACTTCCGTAAGGTGGTGGAGAAGAATCCGCGCGGCCTGCCGGCACGCTGGAAGTACTTCTGGCAGTCGGTGATCGGCCTCGGCGCGGCGCTGGTGCTCTACTTCACCGCCGCCAGCCCGGTCGAGATCAGCCTGATCGTGCCGCTGTTCAAGGATGTGGTGATTCCCCTCGGCGGCTTCTTCGTGGTGCTCAGCTATCTGGTCATCGTCGGCAGCTCCAACGCGGTCAACCTGACCGATGGGCTCGATGGCCTGGCGATCATGCCCACCGTGCTGGTGTCGATGGGGCTGGCGGTGTTCGCCTACGCCAGCGGCAATGCGGTGTTCGCCCACTACTTACACATCCCCGAGGTACCCGGCGCCGGCGAACTGGCGGTCTTCTGCGGCACCATCGCCGGGGCCGGGCTCGGCTTTCTGTGGTTCAACACCTATCCGGCACAGGTGTTCATGGGGGACGTCGGCGCGCTGGCGCTGGGAGCCGCGCTGGGCGTGGTCGCGGTGATCGTGCGTCAGGAGATCGTGCTGTTCATCATGGGCGGGGTATTCGTGATGGAGACGGTCTCGGTGATCCTGCAGGTGGGCTCCTACAAGCTGACCGGACGGCGCATCTTCCGTATGGCGCCGCTGCATCACCATTTCGAACTCAAGGGATGGCCCGAACCGCGCGTCATCGTGCGCTTCTGGATCGTCACCGTGATGCTGGTCCTGCTGGGGCTGGCGACACTCAAGCTGCGCTGATCCCATGAGCTCGATATCGCAGCGTGGCAACGACCTGCCGGCCGGCCCGCGTCTGGTGGTGGGCCTGGGTATCTCCGGGCGTGCTATCGCGCGCTTTCTGCGCGCGCGGGGCGAAGCCTTCGTCATGGCGGATACGCGTAGCGCACCGCCGGGCCTGGAAGCCTTCCGCGCCGACTTCCCCGAGGTGTCGCTGCATCTGGGCGCCCTCGAGGCGCTGGATCTGGACGCCTTCAGCGAGATCGCGGTGAGTCCGGGGGTGGATACCGTCGGCGCCGGGCTTGCGCCCTACGGGCACAAGCTGGTGGGTGAGATCGGGCTGTTCCGGCGTTACTGCCAGGCGCCGCTGGTGGCGATCACCGGCTCCAATGCCAAGTCCACGGTGACCACGCTGGTGGGAGAGATGGCACAGCAGGCGGGGCTCGATGTCGCCGTGGGTGGCAATCTCGGCGAAGCGGCGCTGGATCTGCTGCTCGACCGGCCCGAGGCGGCCTGGTTCGTGCTCGAGCTGTCGAGTTTTCAGCTTGAAAGCCTGGAGACGCTGGATGCGGCCTGTGCGGCTTTTCTCAATCTCTCCGAGGATCATCTCGACCGCCATGGTGACATGGCCGGCTATCGCGCCGCCAAGGCGCGTATCTTCCGCGGCGCCGAGCGGGCGGTGGTCAATGCCGAAGATAGCGCCACCTGGCCCGACGACCCGCAGCTGCCCTGCGTGCGCTTCACCCGCTCCGCGCCCGCCGGCGCCGACGAGTGGGGGGTGGCGGTGCCCGCCGGTGCCGACGCGCCCTGGCTGTGTCGCGGCGCCGAGGGGCTGATGCCGGTCTCCGAGCTGGCCATGGCGGGGCGCCACAATCAGGCCAACGCGCTGGCGGCAGCGGCCATCGGTGAGGCGATGGGGCTGCCGTGGGCGGCGATGCGTCAGGTACTGACGCGTTTCGCCGGGCTGCCACATCGCGGAGAGGTGGTGGTCGAGCGCCACGGCGTGCGTTGGATCAATGACTCCAAGGGCACCAACGTGGGCGCGACCCTGGCCGCCATCGCCGGCGTCGGCGAAGGGCTCACCGGGCGCTTGGTATGGCTTGGCGGGGGCGTGGGCAAGGGCGCCGATTTCACCCCGCTGGCACCGCCGCTGGCGCGCCACGCGCGCGAGGCGGTGGTCTTCGGCCAGGATGCCGAGCGCCTGGCCGCGGCGCTGGCCGGGCACCTGCCGGTGACTCGGGTCGAGACCCTGGCCGAGGCGATGCGTCGCGCTGCCGCCATCGCCGAGCCCGGCGACTGCGTGCTGTTGTCACCGGCCTGCGCCAGTCTCGATCAGTTCCCCAACTATCTGGCGCGCGGCGCGGCGTTCCGCGAGATTCTGGCGCAAGGGCAGGAAGCCACATGTTGAAAGGGCTGGAACAACGCTTTACCACCCGCCATCAATCCTTCGATGGCTGGCTGCTGCTATCGGCATTGGCGCTGATGCTGATCGGCTGGGTCATGGTCACCTCGGCGTCCACCGAGATCGCCGCCAGTCTCACCGGCAATCCCTACTATTTCAGTATTCGCCACGGCATCTTCGTGCTCGCGGCGATCGGGGTCGGGCTGCTGGCGGTGCGTCTGCCGCTGTGGTGGTGGCGTGAGAAGGGGCCGATGCTGCTGATTATGGGGTTGGTGCTGCTGGTGCTGGTACTGCTGGTGGGGCGCGAGATCAACGGCAGCCGGCGCTGGATTCCGCTGGGCATCGTCAACGTCCAGGCCTCCGAGGTCGCCAAGCTGTTCATGATCGTCTATGTCGCCGGCTACCTCGAGCGCTTCCTGCCCGAGGTACGACGCACCTGGGGCGCCTTTATGCGGCCGCTAGCGGTGATGGCGCTGATCGGCTTTCTGCTGATTCTGGAACCGGATTACGGCGCCGTGGTGGTGATGACCGGCTGCGTGATGGGCATGTTGCTGCTCTCGGGCGCGCCGCTGTGGCGCTTTCTGCTGATCCTGATCGTGGTCGGCTCGGGCGCGGTGATGCTGGCCGTGGCCGAGCCCTATCGCCTGCAGCGTATCACCAGCTTCGCCAATCCCTGGGCGGACCAGTACAACACCGGCTATCAGCTGACCCAGGCGCTGATCGCCTTCGGGCGTGGACACTGGTTGGGTCTGGGACTGGGCAATAGCGTGCAGAAGCTCTTCTATCTGCCCGAGGCGCACACCGACTTCGTGTTCGCGGTGTTGGCCGAGGAGCTGGGGCTGTTCGGGGCGGTGGGGGTGATCCTGCTGTTCGCCCTGCTGGTGTTCCGCGCCTTTCGCATCGGGCGCAAGGCGGAGCTGGCGCGGATGCCGTTCGCCGCTTACCTGTGCTACGGCATCGCGCTGGTGATCGGCGCCCAGGCCTTCATCAATATCTCGGTAAGTTCGGGCATGCTGCCGACCAAGGGGCTGACGCTGCCGCTACTGAGCTACGGCGGCTCGAGCCTGATCGTCAGCGGCATCATGGTGGCGATGCTGTTCCGGGTCGACGCCGAAGTGCGGCGCAGCCAGCGGCGTGCTGCGGCGGCGGCGCAGGAGCCGCCGCCGGGATCCGTGTCGCGGCAGTCGCAGGGGAGCGAGACATGAGCCAACTCGAGCGCGTCCTGATCATGGCCGGCGGTACCGGCGGCCACGTGGTGCCGGCGCTGTCGCTGTCGCGGGCGCTGGTCCAGCGCGGCGTCACGGTGGAGTGGCTGGGCAGCCCGCGTGGCATCGAGAATCGGTTGGTGCCGGCGGCCGGACTGGTGCTGCACCAGATCGACGTGGCTGGCCTGCGCGGCAACGGTCTGGCTGGCTGGCTGGCGATCCCGTGGCGCCTGAGCCGCGCCGTGGCGCAGGCGCGGCGCGTGATCCAGCGCTTCGACCCGCAGCTGGTGATCGGGCTGGGTGGCTTCGCCAGCGGCCCCGGCGGGCTTGCCGCGCGGCTCTGCGGTAAGCCGCTGCTGGTGCATGAGCAGAACGCGGTGGCCGGGCTGACCAATCGCGCCCTGTCGCGCCTGGCGACGCGCACCTACGCCGCCTTCCCGGGTGCCTTTCCGGCTGCGCGTGCCGAGGTGGTGGGCAATCCGGTGCGCGAAGAGATCGCGCGCCTGGGCGAGTCGCCGCGGGCAGCGGGGGGGATGGCCGAGCGTCCGCTGCGGCTGCTGGTGCTGGGCGGCTCGCTGGGGGCGCAGGCGCTCAACGAGCGCCTGCCCGAGGCGCTGGCGGCGCTACCTGCCGAGACCCGCCCGGCGGTACGCCATCAGGCCGGTCGCGACAAGGAGTCCGCCACCCAGCTGGGTTACCGCGAGGCCGGGGTGGCCGCCGAGGTGAGTGACTTCATCGATGACATGGCCGAGGCCTATGCCTGGGCCGACCTGATCGTCTGTCGTGCCGGCGCGCTGACGATCGCCGAACTGAGCGCGGCGGCCAAGCCGTCGCTGCTGGTGCCGTTCCCCCATGCGGTGGACGATCACCAGACACAAAATGCGCGCCATCTGGTCGCGGCCGGTGGCGCCGAACTGATACAGCAGAGCGAGTTGACGCCGCAGCGGCTGACGCAGGCGCTCGACGCGCTGCTGCGCCCCGACGTGCTCGCCCAGATGGCGATCCAGGCGCGCCGGGTGGCTCATCTGGACGCCGTCGAGCGCATGCTCGAGGGCTGCATGGAGGTGGCAAGTGAGCGATAGCATCGAGAATCGCCCCGTACGCTCGCATCTGGGGATGCGGCGGATCCGCGGGATTCATTTCGTCGGTATCGGCGGTGCCGGCATGTGCGGCATCGCCGAGGTGCTGGCCAACGAGGGTTATACCGTCAGCGGCAGCGATCTGCGCGAGTCGACGGTCACCCAGCATCTGCGCGAATGCGGCATCCGCGTGGCGATCGGGCATGCCGAGGTCAATGCCGAGGGCGCCGACGTGGTGGTGGTCTCCACCGCGGTGGACGCCAGCAATCCGGAGATCGCCTGGGCCCGGGAGCATCGCGTGCCGGTGGTACGGCGCGCCGAGATGCTGGCCGAACTGATGCGCTTTCGCCACGGCATCGCGGTCGCTGGCACTCACGGCAAGACGACCACCACCAGTCTGCTGTCGACACTGCTGGGCGAGGCGGGGCTCGATCCGACCTTCGTCATCGGTGGCAAGCTGACCAGTGCCGGCACCAATGCGCGCCTCGGCGCCGGCGAGTTCCTGGTCGCCGAGGCCGACGAGTCGGATGCTTCCTTTCTGCATCTGCAGCCGATGACCGCCATCGTCACCAATATCGATGCCGACCACATGGCGACCTACGATGGTGACTTCTCGCGCTTGAAGAACACCTTCATCGAGTTCCTGCACAACCTGCCGTTCTACGGCCGTGCGGTGCTGTGCATCGATGACGACAACGTGCGTGAGCTGCTGCCGCGGGTGCAGCGCCACTTCGTCACCTATGGCTTCAGCGAGGACGCCGACTTTCGCGTCAGCGAGTTCTGGCAGGAGGCGGGGGAAATCGGCTTCGTCGCGGTGCGCCCCGAGGGGCATGCCGATCTGCGCATCCGGTTGGCGATGCCGGGAGCGCACAATGCGCTCAACGCGCTGGCGGCGATCGCCGTGGCCACCGATGCCGGCGTCGCCGACGCCGATATCGTCGCCGGCATGGCCTCCTTCGGCGGCGTCGGCCGGCGCTTCCAGGTGCATGGTCACTATCCGCTCAAGCGCGGTGGCGAGGTGATGCTGGTGGATGACTACGGCCACCATCCGCGCGAGGTCGAGATGGTGATCCGCGCGGTGCGTGCCGGCTGGCCGGAGCGCCGTCTGGTGATGGTCTACCAGCCGCACCGCTATAGCCGTACCCGGGATCTCTACGAAGACTTCGTGCGCGTGCTCTCGGGGGTCGATACGCTGCTGTTGCTGGATGTCTACAGCGCTGGCGAGGCGCCCATTCCCGGTGCCGAAGGCAAGATGCTGGCCGGCTCGATCCGCCAGCGCGGTCTGGTCGACCCGATGTTCGTCGAGGACAAGGCCGCGTTGCCCGATATGCTCTCCCATGTGTTGCGTCCTGACGACATCCTGATCACCCAGGGCGCCGGCGACGTCGGTGGCATCGCGCTCAAGCTGGCTGGTAGCGGTCTCGATCTCGACGAGGTGACGCTTTGAGCCCCAGCTCGACCCACCTGGCGAGCCTCGTGCGGAGGCGTCAGCGATGAACGCCAATGCGCGGGGTGCGCTGATCGGCGTGCTGATGATCTTCGTGCTGCTCGGCGCCGGGGGGCGCGCGCTGTGGCTGTGGCTGGACAAGCCGATCGCCCGGGTCTCGATCAGCGGCGATCTCGAGTACGTCAGTGCCAGTTACCTGCAGCAGCAGCTGGCACCGCTGATACGCGGCCATACCTGGCTCTCCATCGATCTGCCTGCGCTGCGTGACCAGGCACGTCGGATCCAGTGGCTGCGCGAGGTCAAGGTCACCCGCGAGTGGCCCAATGCGCTGCGTTTCGAGCTCTATGAGCAGGATCCGGTGGCACGCTGGAATGACGATGCGCTGCTCAACAGTCGTGGCCAGCCGTTCCTGCCCGGCCCGATCGACGATTTCGGCCGGCGGCTGCCCGATCTCGGTGGTCCCGAGGGGAGCGGGCGCGAAGTGCTGGCTTATTACGACTCGCTGCGGCGCACGCTCTCCGATCTCGGGCTCGATGTCACCCAGCTGCGACTGGAAGCGCGTGGGGCCTGGCGCTTCCAGGTCAATGACAATGTCTGGGTCATTCTCGGGCGCAGTGATCTCGACGCCCGGCTGGCGCGTTTCATCGCAGCCTGGCAGCGCCAGTTGGGGGCGCAGGCGTCGCAGATTCGCTACATCGATCTGCGCTATCCCAATGGCGTGGCGGTGGCCTGGCATGGGGAGACCGACACCAGTGCCGGAGCCAACTAGCGTGGCGGGGTGATGCCGGTGTGGTCATTGGCGACCTGGCTTCCCCCATTGATTACGGTTCTGCGACTCGTGTCGAGAGACGCTGCAAGATGTCCACCGGCGTTGCCATCTCGCTACACTTGCGGCAAAAAAAGCGGCCCTTGGCGTGACGATTTCCCTTTTGTAGAAAAAGGGCTTACTGTGGCTTTTGTTTCAGCGATGGGCTGGTGAAAAAGGCTCGCTTGTTTCTATAATAAGCCAGGATCTTTATTGGCCCATTTTTGACGGGTTTTATCGGTGTTTGAGGAGCGATCCCGACCTATGGCAGGACAATCCAACGCTTCCAATATGGTGGTCGGGCTGGATATCGGAACATCCAAGGTGGTCGCCATCGTGGGGCAACCGACCGACGATGGTGGGTTGGAAATCGCCGGGATTGGTTCGCATCCTTCGCGTGGCATGAAGAAGGGTGTGGTGATCAACATCGAGTCGACCGTGCAGTCGATTCAGCGTGCCGTCGAGGAAGCCGAGCTGATGGCCGGCTGTGACATCCATTCCGTCTATGTCGGTATCGCCGGCAGCCACATCAGTTCGATGAACTCCGATGGCGTGGTCGCCATCAAGGAGCGTGAGGTCGGCCCGAGTGACATCGAGCGGGTGATCGACTCCGCCCGTGCGCGTGCCATCTCCGAAGGCCAGCGCGTGTTGCACGTCATCCCGCAGGAGTTCGCGATCGATACCCAGGAAGGGATCCGCGAGCCGCTGGGGATGTCCGGTGTGCGTCTGGAAGCGCGTGTGCACCTGGTGACTGCTGCGCTCAATGCGGTCCAGAACATCGAGAAGTGCGTGCGCCGCTGCGGTCTCGAGGTCGACGACATCATTCTCGAGCAGATCGCTTCCAGTCACGCCGTGCTCACCGAAGACGAGCGCGAGCTGGGCGTGTGCATGGTCGACATCGGTGGTGGTACCACCGATATCGCGGTGTTCACCGAAGGGGCGATTCGCCACACGGCGGTGATCCCGATCGCCGGCGACCAGGTTACCAACGATATCGCCATGGCCCTGCGCACGCCGACCCAGTATGCCGAAGACATCAAGGTCAAGTACGCCTGCGCGCTGACCCAACTGGCCAGCAGCGACGAGATGATCAAGGTGCCGAGCGTCGGCGATCGCCCCTCGCGCGACCTGTCGCGCCAGGCCCTGGCCGAGGTGGTCGAGCCGCGCTACGAGGAGCTCTTCACGCTGGTGCGCGAGGAGCTCAGGCGCAGTGGCTACGAGGATCTGGTCGCCGCCGGCGTGGTGCTCACCGGTGGCACCTCGCGCATGGAGGGGGTGGTCGAGCTGGCCGAGGAGATCTTCCACATGCCGGTGCGTATCGCCTCCCCGCACAATGTGCGCGGTCTGGCCGACGTGGTGCGCAACCCGATTTATTCGACTGGGGTAGGTTTGCTACTCTACGGCATGCAAGACGCCAAGCACGCTCGCGCAGTATCAGCCCAGCCTCAACGGGAAGAGCTTCTTCCCCGACGCGGAACCAGGGACGAGGTTTCGGCGTTGGCGCGACTCAAAGGCTGGTTTAAAGGAAATTTCTGACAGGCCGCGACGCGGTCTTGGAGACGGGGCAATGTTCGAACTAGTAGATAACGCACCTTCCAGTAGTGCAGTCATCAAAGTCATCGGTGTCGGCGGCGGTGGCGGCAATGCCGTCAACCACATGGTCGAGAGCAACATCGAGGGCGTCGAGTTCATCTGCGCCAACACCGATGCCCAGGCGCTCAAGCGCGTGGCGGCCAAGACCGTACTTCAGCTGGGTGGCGAGATCACCAAGGGCCTGGGCGCCGGCGCCAATCCGGAAGTCGGGCGTCAGGCGGCGATGGAAGATCGCGAGCGCATCGCCGAAATGCTGCAGGGTGCCGACATGGTCTTCATCACTGCCGGCATGGGCGGTGGCACGGGTACCGGCGGCGCCCCGGTCGTTGCCCAGGTGGCCAAGGAGCTTGGCATCCTGACCGTGGCGGTGGTCACGCGTCCGTTCCCGTTTGAGGGGCCCAAGCGCATGCGCGCGGCGGAAGAGGGCATGAAGGCGCTCTCCGAATACGTCGACTCGCTGATCACCATCCCCAACGAGAAGCTGCTCTCGGTGCTGGGCAAGAACGCCAGCCTGCTGACCGCGTTCAGCGCCGCCAATGACGTGCTGCTCGGGGCGGTGCAGGGGATCGCCGAGCTGATCACCAGCCCGGGTATCATCAACGTCGACTTCGCCGACGTGCGCACCGTGATGTCCGAGATGGGCATGGCGATGATGGGTACCGGCGCCGCGACCGGTGAGAACCGCGCCCGCGAGGCCGCCGAGAAGGCGATCCGCAGCCCGCTGCTCGAGGACATCGATCTGCACGGCGCCCGCGGTATCCTGGTCAACATCACCGCCGGCCCGGATCTCTCCATCGGTGAGTTCAACGACGTCGGTGCGACCGTGCAGGAGTTCGCCTCCCAGGACGCCACCATTGTCGTGGGTACCTCCATCGATATGGAGATGTCCGACGAGCTGCGCGTGACCGTGGTTGCCGCCGGTCTGGATGCGCAGAAAGAAAAGGCGCTGCCGCGCGAGAGTGCGGCCTCGCGTCCCGAACCGACCGATTACCGCAAGCTGCAGCAGCCCGCCGTGATGCGCCAGCAGGCCGCCCGCGCCGAGCAGGAAGCGGCCGCAGCCAAGAAACAGCAGAGCCAGGAGAAGCGCAAGTCTGCCGAGATGGATGACTATCTCGACATTCCGGCCTTCCTGCGCCGCCAGGCGGACTGAAAACTGAGCGTCACACGACGCTCATCATTCTGTCACGTCGATATGTTTGGTGAAACGGTCGTTCGGTGTTATAGTGAACACCGTTTTCAAACTATTTGACTGTCAGGTCGATGCCGATGATCAAACAACGAACGTTGCAGAACACGATCCGCGCCACTGGCGTGGGCCTCCACTCCGGAGAAAAAGTGTATCTGACGCTGCGTCCCGCGGCGCCCAATACGGGCATCGTGTTCGTGCGCACCGATCTCGACCCTGTCGTGCAGATCCCCGCTGACGCCCAGCGCGTCACCGACACCAAACTGTGCACCGCGCTGTCACGGGATGGGGTCAAGGTGGCCACGGTCGAGCATCTGATGTCGGCGTTCGCTGGCCTGGGTATCGACAACGCCTATGTCGAACTGAGCGCCGCCGAAGTGCCGATCATGGATGGCAGCGCCGGCCCGTTCGTGTTCCTGATCCAGTCCGCCGGTATTGCCGAGCAGGCCGCACCCAAGAAGTTCATCCGCATCAAGCGTGAGGTGACGGTCAGCGACGATGGCAAGCAGGCCACCTTTCTGCCGCACAACGGCTTCAAGGTGAGCTTCGCGATCGATTTCGATCATCCGGTGTTCGACCAGCAGAAGCAGACCGCCAGCGTCGACTTTTCCACGACCTCCTTCGTCAAGGAAGTGTCGCGGGCACGTACTTTCGGTTTCATGCGCGATCTCGAGTTCCTGCGCTCGCAGAATCTGGCGCTCGGCGGCAGTCTCGACAACGCTATCGTGGTCGACGACTACCGCATCGTGAATCAGGATGGTCTGCGCTACGAGGACGAATTCGTCAAGCACAAGATGCTCGACGCTATCGGCGACCTCTATCAGCTGGGCTATAGCCTGATCGGCGAGTTCCGTGGCTACAAGTCCGGCCATGGTCTCAACAATCAGCTGTGCCGCGAGCTGCTGGCGCATCCGGAAGCTTTCGAGATCGTGACCTTCGAGGAGGCCGCCGAACCGGCGCCGATCTCCTACGCCGCGCCGGCGATGGCCTGACCAAGCGCCTTGCCGCCGGTAGTTGCAGGCAACAGCTGATACGATTCACGCCGACGCCGACCCCCAGGGGTCGGCGTCGGCGTTTTCGGCTTCATCGTTTTCGAAGCTATTGCGCGTATTCATCCGGTTGGCCGGGGGGGCAGGCAGCGCTGGTCGTCGACGGGAGAGAGCCAGCCTCGTCTGGCCTAGTGTCCGCTGTCACTGCCGTCTTCTGGCTCGGCGTGGGAGGCGAGGCGGGTGAGCGCGCGTCGCAGCGGCGACTCCTCCATGCCCTCAGCAC
This genomic window contains:
- the murF gene encoding UDP-N-acetylmuramoyl-tripeptide--D-alanyl-D-alanine ligase, translating into MNLSLNAIAALLGAPGVAPDGAADRAVERIVTDTRELAPGDLLVALKGERFDAHDFLATARERGAVGAVVAHPVADPLAQIVVPDTRLALGLLARAHRLSWAGELVAVTGNSGKTTVKELLAAILSRRAPTLATRGNLNNDIGAPLTLLGLRANHRYAAVELGANHLGEIAWTTALARPQVAIITNVTGAHVGEFGGMGQIAQAKGEILAGLGSEGVAVLDRQQHYFPVWRALAGSARVLDIAIDAPAAVTAHDLVCDDAGRYAFTLSLPDAPALTVKLVLIGRHNVRNALVAAAAAHALGFAPDEIVAGLVATTALSGRMQVVAGVRGSRLIDDSYNANPGAMRAALETLATLPAPRWCFLGAMGEMGAASAALHAEVGRTARDLGIDCLGTFGEPARAAAEAFGDEGHHFDDWAALERFARDQLPSHASVLVKGSRSAGMERLVTALRDDASR
- the mraY gene encoding phospho-N-acetylmuramoyl-pentapeptide-transferase, giving the protein MLLFLAELLTHFQSAFNVFGYLTLRIILGTLTALFLSLWMGPQMIKRLVERQIGQAVRDDGPQSHLSKAGTPTMGGALILISIAVSTLLWGDLTNHYVWLVLAVTLGFGAIGWVDDFRKVVEKNPRGLPARWKYFWQSVIGLGAALVLYFTAASPVEISLIVPLFKDVVIPLGGFFVVLSYLVIVGSSNAVNLTDGLDGLAIMPTVLVSMGLAVFAYASGNAVFAHYLHIPEVPGAGELAVFCGTIAGAGLGFLWFNTYPAQVFMGDVGALALGAALGVVAVIVRQEIVLFIMGGVFVMETVSVILQVGSYKLTGRRIFRMAPLHHHFELKGWPEPRVIVRFWIVTVMLVLLGLATLKLR
- the murD gene encoding UDP-N-acetylmuramoyl-L-alanine--D-glutamate ligase encodes the protein MSSISQRGNDLPAGPRLVVGLGISGRAIARFLRARGEAFVMADTRSAPPGLEAFRADFPEVSLHLGALEALDLDAFSEIAVSPGVDTVGAGLAPYGHKLVGEIGLFRRYCQAPLVAITGSNAKSTVTTLVGEMAQQAGLDVAVGGNLGEAALDLLLDRPEAAWFVLELSSFQLESLETLDAACAAFLNLSEDHLDRHGDMAGYRAAKARIFRGAERAVVNAEDSATWPDDPQLPCVRFTRSAPAGADEWGVAVPAGADAPWLCRGAEGLMPVSELAMAGRHNQANALAAAAIGEAMGLPWAAMRQVLTRFAGLPHRGEVVVERHGVRWINDSKGTNVGATLAAIAGVGEGLTGRLVWLGGGVGKGADFTPLAPPLARHAREAVVFGQDAERLAAALAGHLPVTRVETLAEAMRRAAAIAEPGDCVLLSPACASLDQFPNYLARGAAFREILAQGQEATC
- the ftsW gene encoding putative lipid II flippase FtsW; translated protein: MLKGLEQRFTTRHQSFDGWLLLSALALMLIGWVMVTSASTEIAASLTGNPYYFSIRHGIFVLAAIGVGLLAVRLPLWWWREKGPMLLIMGLVLLVLVLLVGREINGSRRWIPLGIVNVQASEVAKLFMIVYVAGYLERFLPEVRRTWGAFMRPLAVMALIGFLLILEPDYGAVVVMTGCVMGMLLLSGAPLWRFLLILIVVGSGAVMLAVAEPYRLQRITSFANPWADQYNTGYQLTQALIAFGRGHWLGLGLGNSVQKLFYLPEAHTDFVFAVLAEELGLFGAVGVILLFALLVFRAFRIGRKAELARMPFAAYLCYGIALVIGAQAFINISVSSGMLPTKGLTLPLLSYGGSSLIVSGIMVAMLFRVDAEVRRSQRRAAAAAQEPPPGSVSRQSQGSET
- the murG gene encoding undecaprenyldiphospho-muramoylpentapeptide beta-N-acetylglucosaminyltransferase — translated: MSQLERVLIMAGGTGGHVVPALSLSRALVQRGVTVEWLGSPRGIENRLVPAAGLVLHQIDVAGLRGNGLAGWLAIPWRLSRAVAQARRVIQRFDPQLVIGLGGFASGPGGLAARLCGKPLLVHEQNAVAGLTNRALSRLATRTYAAFPGAFPAARAEVVGNPVREEIARLGESPRAAGGMAERPLRLLVLGGSLGAQALNERLPEALAALPAETRPAVRHQAGRDKESATQLGYREAGVAAEVSDFIDDMAEAYAWADLIVCRAGALTIAELSAAAKPSLLVPFPHAVDDHQTQNARHLVAAGGAELIQQSELTPQRLTQALDALLRPDVLAQMAIQARRVAHLDAVERMLEGCMEVASER
- the murC gene encoding UDP-N-acetylmuramate--L-alanine ligase, encoding MRRIRGIHFVGIGGAGMCGIAEVLANEGYTVSGSDLRESTVTQHLRECGIRVAIGHAEVNAEGADVVVVSTAVDASNPEIAWAREHRVPVVRRAEMLAELMRFRHGIAVAGTHGKTTTTSLLSTLLGEAGLDPTFVIGGKLTSAGTNARLGAGEFLVAEADESDASFLHLQPMTAIVTNIDADHMATYDGDFSRLKNTFIEFLHNLPFYGRAVLCIDDDNVRELLPRVQRHFVTYGFSEDADFRVSEFWQEAGEIGFVAVRPEGHADLRIRLAMPGAHNALNALAAIAVATDAGVADADIVAGMASFGGVGRRFQVHGHYPLKRGGEVMLVDDYGHHPREVEMVIRAVRAGWPERRLVMVYQPHRYSRTRDLYEDFVRVLSGVDTLLLLDVYSAGEAPIPGAEGKMLAGSIRQRGLVDPMFVEDKAALPDMLSHVLRPDDILITQGAGDVGGIALKLAGSGLDLDEVTL
- a CDS encoding cell division protein FtsQ/DivIB, which translates into the protein MNANARGALIGVLMIFVLLGAGGRALWLWLDKPIARVSISGDLEYVSASYLQQQLAPLIRGHTWLSIDLPALRDQARRIQWLREVKVTREWPNALRFELYEQDPVARWNDDALLNSRGQPFLPGPIDDFGRRLPDLGGPEGSGREVLAYYDSLRRTLSDLGLDVTQLRLEARGAWRFQVNDNVWVILGRSDLDARLARFIAAWQRQLGAQASQIRYIDLRYPNGVAVAWHGETDTSAGAN
- the ftsA gene encoding cell division protein FtsA, translating into MAGQSNASNMVVGLDIGTSKVVAIVGQPTDDGGLEIAGIGSHPSRGMKKGVVINIESTVQSIQRAVEEAELMAGCDIHSVYVGIAGSHISSMNSDGVVAIKEREVGPSDIERVIDSARARAISEGQRVLHVIPQEFAIDTQEGIREPLGMSGVRLEARVHLVTAALNAVQNIEKCVRRCGLEVDDIILEQIASSHAVLTEDERELGVCMVDIGGGTTDIAVFTEGAIRHTAVIPIAGDQVTNDIAMALRTPTQYAEDIKVKYACALTQLASSDEMIKVPSVGDRPSRDLSRQALAEVVEPRYEELFTLVREELRRSGYEDLVAAGVVLTGGTSRMEGVVELAEEIFHMPVRIASPHNVRGLADVVRNPIYSTGVGLLLYGMQDAKHARAVSAQPQREELLPRRGTRDEVSALARLKGWFKGNF